A region from the Triticum aestivum cultivar Chinese Spring chromosome 3D, IWGSC CS RefSeq v2.1, whole genome shotgun sequence genome encodes:
- the LOC123076954 gene encoding LEAF RUST 10 DISEASE-RESISTANCEUS RECEPTOR-LIKE PROTEIN KINASE-like 1.2, with the protein MAMMLPPLLLLQLASFLRSAIASTGTGGNGSCTPESCGDLRIRYPFSLAGAQPLYCGYPAFDLTCDVGTRRAYLSNTFRENIFRVDNISYASNSMVAAVQTIFAGDSGCSVPDFNVSASLALFPFNISATNKRLVFFYNCTVPSALRLPRRCGPGNHTMGAYISGLWYEGGTVPAGVPTNCSSVSVPVRRGLDRAHEQYERLIRDGFLLKLPAPLGDCDRCRRMSGGECRFAEFAFQCVCPDGKLCPNSTETNSTTPPDTDTGAKDVGIKYVTGITSAVLFVIVLGLVCHLIQLNRAKNKKRSASMDGLIREGSPLASLRKEFNGLAGSPCTHIFTYEELDTATDGFSNTNELGAGGFGIVYKGVLRDGSVVAVKRLYKNSYKGVEQFANEVDILSRLRHPNLVALYGCTSSSPTCRDLLLVYEFVPNGTLADHLHHGKDGGGDPLLLPWPTRLGIAVETAAALAYLHAHQVLHRDVKTTNILLDDGFHVKVADFGLSRLFPAEGATQHVSTAPQGTPGYVDPAYNRRYQLTDKSDVYSFGVVLVELVSSRPAVDMAQAGADVNLACMAVRMIQCCEIDRLVDPRLGYGSSASETKETIDMVAEVAFRCLQPEQDVRPSISEVLDVLRQAHHRITDGAVSLKKSRDGSPDSVMNQWISPSTTSNYSS; encoded by the exons ATGGCCATGatgctgccgccgctgctgcttctCCAGCTCGCCTCCTTCCTCCGCTCAGCCATAGCCTCCACCGGCACCGGCGGCAACGGGAGCTGCACGCCGGAGTCATGCGGGGACCTGAGGATCAGGTACCCCTTCTCCCTCGCCGGCGCGCAGCCGCTCTACTGCGGCTACCCGGCCTTCGACCTCACCTGCGACGTCGGCACCCGACGCGCCTACCTGAGCAACACGTTCAGGGAGAACATCTTCCGCGTCGACAACATCTCCTACGCCAGCAACTCCATGGTGGCCGCCGTGCAGACCATCTTCGCCGGCGACAGCGGCTGCTCCGTCCCCGACTTCAACGTGTCGGCCAGCCTCGCCCTCTTCCCGTTCAACATCAGCGCCACCAACAAGCGTCTCGTGTTCTTCTACAACTGCACCGTGCCTTCTGCGCTCCGGCTGCCGCGGCGGTGTGGCCCTGGCAACCACACGATGGGGGCGTACATCTCTGGTCTTTGGTACGAAGGCGGCACGGTGCCGGCAGGTGTTCCGACGAACTGTAGCTCGGTGAGCGTGCCGGTGCGCCGAGGACTGGATCGAGCTCATGAGCAGTACGAGCGGCTGATCAGGGATGGATTCCTCCTGAAGCTTCCGGCGCCGCTAGGGGACTGCGATCGATGCAGACGGATGAGCGGCGGGGAGTGCCGGTTCGCTGAGTTTGCGTTCCAGTGCGTCTGCCCCGACGGGAAGCTCTGCCCCAACTCCACTGAAACCAACTCAACAACTCCTCCAG ATACAGATACAGGTGCAAAGGATGTTGGAATAAAGTATGTCACAG GAATCACAAGTGCTGTTCTGTTTGTCATCGTACTGGGACTCGTGTGCCATCTCATACAACTCAACCGAGCCAAGAACAAGAAACGATCTGCGTCAATGGACGGCCTCATCCGTGAAGGATCGCCGTTGGCATCGCTCCGCAAGGAGTTCAACGGCCTCGCCGGCTCGCCGTGCACCCACATCTTCACCTACGAGGAGCTCGACACGGCCACCGACGGCTTCAGCAACACCAACGAGCTCGGCGCCGGCGGCTTCGGGATAGTCTACAAGG GGGTTCTCCGGGACGGGAGCGTGGTGGCGGTGAAGCGGCTGTACAAGAACAGCTACAAGGGCGTGGAGCAGTTCGCCAACGAGGTGGACATCCTCTCGCGCCTGCGCCACCCCAACCTCGTCGCGCTCTACGGCTGCACCTCCTCCTCGCCGACCTGCCGCGACCTCCTCCTCGTCTACGAGTTCGTCCCCAACGGCACGCTCGCCGACCACCTCCACCACggcaaggacggcggcggcgaccccctcctcctcccgtGGCCGACCCGGCTCGGCATCGCCGTCGAGACGGCTGCCGCGCTGGCCTACCTCCACGCGCACCAGGTCCTGCACCGCGACGTCAAGACGACCAACATCCTCCTCGATGATGGGTTCCACGTAAAGGTGGCCGACTTCGGGCTGTCCCGGCTGTTCCCGGCGGAGGGCGCCACGCAGCACGTGTCCACGGCGCCGCAGGGCACCCCCGGGTACGTCGACCCGGCGTACAACCGCCGGTACCAGCTGACGGACAAgagcgacgtgtacagcttcggcgtgGTGCTCGTCGAGCTCGTGTCCTCTAGACCGGCTGTGGACATGGCCCAGGCCGGCGCCGACGTGAACCTGGCATGCATGGCCGTGCGCATGATACAATGCTGCGAGATCGACCGGCTGGTCGACCCGCGGCTCGGGTACGGGTCGTCGGCGAGCGAGACGAAGGAGACTATCGACATGGTGGCCGAGGTGGCGTTCCGGTGCCTGCAGCCAGAGCAGGACGTCCGGCCGTCCATCAGCGAGGTCCTGGACGTGCTCAGGCAGGCTCACCACAGGATCACGGATGGCGCCGTGTCGCTGAAGAAGAGCAGAGACGGGTCGCCCGACTCCGTGATGAACCAGTGGATCAGCCCATCAACCACCTCCAATTATAGCAGCTGA